A window from Bombus pascuorum chromosome 12, iyBomPasc1.1, whole genome shotgun sequence encodes these proteins:
- the LOC132912668 gene encoding cytochrome c oxidase subunit 5A, mitochondrial, whose product MLRFVGKQANNIIRNSLLPRATVVSRNVRASHDGPEESEEEFNKQYVSYLSRPNLDHWEIRRVFNKLAGLDLVPDPVIICAALRACRKLNDFALAIRILEMVKDKCGSKLNEIYPYILQEIRPTLDELGINTPEELGYDKPELALQSIDDIH is encoded by the exons atgttacgATTTGTGGGAAAACAAGCAAATAATATCATAAGAAATTCTCTACTACCACGCGCTACAGTTGTAAGTCGAAATGTTCGTGCCTCTCACGATGGCCCAGAAGAAAGTGAGGAGGAATTCAATAAGCAATACGTGAGTTATCTAAGTCGCCCAAATCTCGATCACTGGGAAATTCGCCGagtttttaacaaattagcTG GTTTAGATCTTGTACCAGATCCAGTTATTATTTGTGCTGCATTAAGGGCTTGCAGGAAACTGAACGATTTTGCTCTTGCTATCAGGATTTTGGAGATGGTAAAGGATAAATGTGGAAGCAAACTAAACGAAATTTATCCTTACATTTTACAAGAAATCAGACCTACATTAGATGAATTAGGTATCAACACCCCAGAAGAGCTTGGTTATGATAAGCCTGAATTAGCGCTTCAATCCATTGATGATATACATTAA
- the LOC132912652 gene encoding DNA-binding protein P3A2 isoform X1, which translates to MVSLPSAEPGTMDRISDDDDDEPSSGSETYEEGDLLTAAMDDDVTAQLAAAGWQIKHANGPVGVAAAAAIVSAKKRKRPHSFETNPSIRKRQQNRLLRKLRQTIDEFATRVGQQAVVLVATPGKPNSSYKVFGAKPLEDVVKNLRNVIMEELESALAQQAPPPVQDDPSLYELPPLIIDGIPTPVEKMTQAQLRAFIPLMLKYSTGRGKPGWGRDSTRPPWWPKELPWANVRMDARSEDEKQKISWTHALRQIVINCYKFHGREDLLPAFSEEDDKANVLIQQSTPHSSSHPSHSSSQGQGGQSQQQQQTVGVVRLSSTDSSKGNSSPAQIIAASPTALATATQMTAQYPTAVLQTITNPDGTVSIIQVDPSNPIITLPDGTTAQVQGVATIHTSQGEVQALAEVAGNGEGTSVAVDLNSVTEATLGQDGQIILTGEDGHGYPVSVSGVITVPVSASMYQTMVANIQSDGTMQVVTPMVQVPKVEPGNGEASIEAVTIQGHPMTMINAAGEHQVLQVISLKDANVLTKAMQADVVKDEDSQQQQTVSSPE; encoded by the exons ATGGTGTCTCTGCCTAGTGCAGAGCCTGGCACAATGGATAGAATCTCAGATGATGATGACGACGAACCAAGTAGTGGGTCTGAAACATATGAGGAGGGTGACCTTTTGACAGCTGCTATGGATGACGATGTGACGGCCCAGCTCGCCGCTGCAGGTTGGCAAATCAAACACGCTAATG GCCCTGTTGGCGTAGCAGCTGCCGCAGCCATTGTCTCagcgaaaaaaaggaaacgaccTCATAGCTTTGAAACAAATCCCAGCATTAGAAAGAGACAACAAAACAGACTCCTAAGAAAACTTAGA CAAACTATAGATGAGTTTGCAACGCGAGTTGGACAACAGGCAGTAGTATTAGTAGCTACACCAGGAAAGCCAAACAGTAGTTATAAAGTATTTGGAGCAAAACCGTTAGAGGATgtagtaaaaaatttaagaaatgttATAATGGAAGAACTTGAAAGTGCGCTCGCACAACAAGCTCCGCCACCAGTACAAGACGATCCATCTTTATATGAATTACCACCTCTTATAATAGATGGCATACCAACACCCGTAGAAAAAATGACGCAAGCTCAACTCAGAGCATTCATCCCTTTAATGTTAAAGTATTCTACAGGCAGAGGTAAACCTGGTTGGGGAAGAGATAGTACACGGCCACCATGGTGGCCAAAAGAACTTCCTTGGGCAAATGTGCGTATGGATGCAAGGTCTGAAGACGAGAAACAGAAg atttcttGGACACATGCGTTAAGACAAATTGTAATaaactgttataaatttcatggaaGAGAAGATCTTCTACCTGCATTCAGCGAAGAAGATGATAAAGCCAATGTACTGATACAACAATCGACTCCTCATTCCTCGTCGCATCCGTCACATTCATCCAGTCAAGGGCAAGGTGGACAATcgcagcaacaacagcagaCGGTGGGAGTTGTTCGCCTCAGCAGCACGGATTCATCTAAGGGAAACTCTTCGCCAGCACAAATCATTGCCGCGTCTCCTACAGCTCTTGCCACTGCCACTCAG ATGACGGCTCAATATCCGACGGCAGTTTTACAAACAATAACGAACCCTGATGGCACCGTATCGATCATCCAAGTTGATCCTAGTAACCCAATAATTACACTACCAGATGGTACAACAGCTCAGGTTCAAGGCGTAGCTACT ATCCATACAAGTCAAGGAGAAGTACAAGCACTCGCTGAAGTAGCAGGCAATGGGGAAGGTACTAGTGTCGCTGTCGATTTAAACAGCGTTACAGAAGCAACATTAGGTCAAGATGGTCAAATCATTCTCACAGGAGAAGATGGACACG GCTATCCTGTTTCCGTCTCAGGAGTGATAACAGTACCAGTATCTGCTAGTATGTATCAAACTATGGTTGCCAATATTCAAAGTGACGGTACGATGCAAGTAGTCACACCAATGGTTCAAGTCCCAAAGGTTGAGCCTGGAAATGGGGAAGCTAGCATTGAAGCTGTTACTATTCAAGGCCATCCTATGACAATGATAAACGCCGCAGGTGAACATCAAGTTCTTCAAGTAATATCATTAAAAGATGCTAATGTCCTCACGAAAGCTATGCAAGCCGATGTTGTAAAAGATGAGGATAGTCAACAACAACAAACCGTCTCTAGTCCAGAATAA
- the LOC132912667 gene encoding 5-demethoxyubiquinone hydroxylase, mitochondrial, which produces MLHLRQLGIRLASTSAASGATRSGKLLDSVIRVDHAGELGADRIYAGQMAVLGRTSVGPTIQHMWDQEKEHRAKFEELIRKYRVRPTVLTPIWNIAGFVLGAGTALMGEKAAMACTVAVETVITEHYNDQLRALMESDEKVHEEVLEMIKKFRDEEQEHHDTGLKHGAEQAPFYQALTNVIKFGCKTAISISKVI; this is translated from the exons atgctGCATCTTAGACAGCTTGGAATTCGATTGGCTAGTACATCAGCAGCTTCAGGAGCAACTAGATCAGGGAAATTATTAGATTCAGTTATAAGGGTAGATCATGCTGGAGAATTAGGAGCTGATAGAATATATGCTGGACAAATGGCTGTTTTAG GTAGAACATCTGTTGGTCCAACTATTCAACATATGTGGGATCAAGAAAAGGAACATCGTGCAAAGTTTGAAGAGTTGATTAGAAAATATCGTGTAAGACCCACTGTTCTAACACCTATTTGGAACATTGCTGGGTTTGTTCTTGGTGCTGGTACAGCACTCATGGGAGAAAAAGCAGCTATGGCTTGCACCGTAGCTGTTGAAACAGTGATTACAGAGCATTACAATGATCAATTACGTGCATTGATGGAAAGTGATGAAAAAGTACATGAAGAAGTTTtagaaatgattaaaaaatttcgtgaTGAAGAACAAGAACATCATGACACTGGTCTAAAACATGGTGCAGAACAAGCACCATTCTATCAAGCTTTaacaaatgttattaaatttggTTGTAAAACTGCTATATCAATATCcaaagttatataa
- the LOC132912665 gene encoding SPRY domain-containing SOCS box protein 3-like — translation MDFEYNPIWPYARFCDCISLTSCHCGENNVHEWTWDKGNDTYTIVLSENNLKVKFHNGHSYGTAVVRGTNILEKNRHHYWEVKMLSYIYGTDIMVGVGTSNVNLNSAERDFCSFLGRDHESFGFSYHGYIQHAGKKRNYGACFGQGSLIGIYLDTWRGTLEFFLNRKPLGIAFTGLKNFALYPMVCSTAAHSMMRLTHSCSVPASLSVSCLSVLKPSHRTYLSTMIPGLRYLTQSIFADILKTHSNKDDEDEKDQLEFLTNYVILDDFDFVLVGMGRKRKKICRFNMTSNKL, via the exons ATGGATTTCGAGTATAATCCTATATGGCCGTATGCAAGATTCTGTGATTGTATTTCACTGACTAGCTGTCATTGCGGAGAAAATAATG TGCATGAATGGACATGGGACAAAGGAAATGATACATATACCATCGTtttatctgaaaataatttaaaagttaaatttcacAATGGCCATAGTTATGGTACAGCAGTTGTGAGAGGTACAAacatattagaaaaaaacagGCATCATTATTGGGAAGTTAAAAtgctttcttatatttatggGACTGATATT ATGGTTGGAGTTGGTACAAGTAATGTGAATTTAAATAGTGCGGAGCGTGACTTCTGTTCCTTTCTTGGGCGCGATCACGAATCTTTTGGTTTTTCTTATCATGGATATATACAACATGCTGGTAAAAAACGTAATTATGGCGCTTGTTTCGGGCAAGGTAGCTTAATAGGAATATACTTGGATACATGGAGAGGCACCCtagaattttttcttaacAGGAAGCCACTAg GTATTGCTTTTACTGGATTAAAGAATTTTGCGTTATATCCTATGGTGTGTTCCACAGCTGCACACAGTATGATGAGATTGACTCATAGCTGTTCTGTGCCAGCTTCTTTATCAGTATCTTGTTTGTCAGTATTAAAACCATCACATAGAACATATTTATCAACTATGATTCCTGGATTACGGTACCTTACTCAGAGCATTTTTGcagatatattaaaaactcACTCAA ACAAAGACGATGAGGATGAGAAGGATCAACTCGAATTTCTAACAAATTATGTAATTCTAGATGACTTTGACTTTGTACTAGTGGGTATGGgtagaaaaaggaagaaaatatgtaGATTCAACATGACCTCAAATaagttgtaa
- the LOC132912662 gene encoding protein shifted, which translates to MQWAAAALASAAIALLLDTAAARNHHRSGNGHKPTGDISLWIDQQQIKMFSGVEMEIFAITEGRVLPYLLDPEFESKLPIIPSEVTYVNFTWKSGVKKYYYNFYRLKSFDETILKTPYITIKTQGRVPKRPKEFSVLLPCSGNNSGIAQLGIGLMIESRKGKPLNGTPLRLNLRKECAVREPNPGPCPDGYLGPPHCKKALCYPNCMNGGNCTAPGVCSCPPGFQGPYCEGGICAEKCLNGGKCIQKDTCECPKGYFGLRCEFSKCVIPCLNGGKCKGNNVCRCPTGFKGDHCEIGRRSPQRSACTRACRNGTCQPDNTCLCEPGWFGKLCNKNKPWA; encoded by the exons ATGCAGTGGGCCGCAGCCGCCCTGGCCTCGGCGGCAATCGCTCTGCTCCTGGACACGGCGGCCGCGAGAAATCACCATCGATCCGGCAATGGGCACAAACCAACCGGTGACATCTCCCTATGGATCGACCAGCAACAGATCAAAATGTTCAGCG GGGTTGAAATGGAGATATTCGCGATTACGGAAGGTAGGGTCTTGCCTTATCTATTGGATCCAGAATTCGAAAGCAAATTACCGATTATTCCGAGCGAAGTAACGTACGTAAATTTTACATGGAAGTCCGgtgtaaagaaatattactataatttttatcgattaaaatcgTTCGACGAGACAATCCTGAAAACACCATATATCACGATCAAAACGCAAGGAAGAGTACCCAAGAGACCCAAGG AATTCAGCGTCCTATTACCATGTTCTGGTAATAATTCGGGCATTGCGCAATTAGGCATCGGTTTGATGATTGAAAGTCGTAAGGGAAAACCTTTAAACGGAACACCCCTTCGCCTTAACCTGAGAAAAGAATGCGCCGTGCGCG AACCTAATCCTGGACCTTGTCCAGATGGATATTTAGGCCCACCTCATTGTAAAAAGGCATTGTGCTATCCAAACTGTATGAATGGTGGCAATTGTACAGCACCTGGTGTTTGTTCATGTCCACCAGGTTTTCAAGGACCATATTGTGAAGGAG GTATATGTgcagaaaaatgtttaaatggTGGGAAATGTATACAAAAAGATACTTGCGAATGTCCAAAAGGATATTTTGGATTACGTTGTGAATTTt CAAAGTGTGTAATTCCTTGTTTAAATGGAGGGAAATGCAAAGGGAACAATGTGTGCAGATGTCCTACTGGTTTCAAAGGAGATCATTGTGAAATTGGTAGAAGATCTCCACAACGCTCAGCCTGCACAAGAGCATGCAGAAATGGAACATGTCAACCTGATAATACATGTCTTTGTGAGCCTGGTTGGTTTGGAAAACTGTGCAATAAAAACAAGCCATGGGCTTGA
- the LOC132912652 gene encoding DNA-binding protein P3A2 isoform X2: MVSLPSAEPGTMDRISDDDDDEPSSGSETYEEGDLLTAAMDDDVTAQLAAAGPVGVAAAAAIVSAKKRKRPHSFETNPSIRKRQQNRLLRKLRQTIDEFATRVGQQAVVLVATPGKPNSSYKVFGAKPLEDVVKNLRNVIMEELESALAQQAPPPVQDDPSLYELPPLIIDGIPTPVEKMTQAQLRAFIPLMLKYSTGRGKPGWGRDSTRPPWWPKELPWANVRMDARSEDEKQKISWTHALRQIVINCYKFHGREDLLPAFSEEDDKANVLIQQSTPHSSSHPSHSSSQGQGGQSQQQQQTVGVVRLSSTDSSKGNSSPAQIIAASPTALATATQMTAQYPTAVLQTITNPDGTVSIIQVDPSNPIITLPDGTTAQVQGVATIHTSQGEVQALAEVAGNGEGTSVAVDLNSVTEATLGQDGQIILTGEDGHGYPVSVSGVITVPVSASMYQTMVANIQSDGTMQVVTPMVQVPKVEPGNGEASIEAVTIQGHPMTMINAAGEHQVLQVISLKDANVLTKAMQADVVKDEDSQQQQTVSSPE; encoded by the exons ATGGTGTCTCTGCCTAGTGCAGAGCCTGGCACAATGGATAGAATCTCAGATGATGATGACGACGAACCAAGTAGTGGGTCTGAAACATATGAGGAGGGTGACCTTTTGACAGCTGCTATGGATGACGATGTGACGGCCCAGCTCGCCGCTGCAG GCCCTGTTGGCGTAGCAGCTGCCGCAGCCATTGTCTCagcgaaaaaaaggaaacgaccTCATAGCTTTGAAACAAATCCCAGCATTAGAAAGAGACAACAAAACAGACTCCTAAGAAAACTTAGA CAAACTATAGATGAGTTTGCAACGCGAGTTGGACAACAGGCAGTAGTATTAGTAGCTACACCAGGAAAGCCAAACAGTAGTTATAAAGTATTTGGAGCAAAACCGTTAGAGGATgtagtaaaaaatttaagaaatgttATAATGGAAGAACTTGAAAGTGCGCTCGCACAACAAGCTCCGCCACCAGTACAAGACGATCCATCTTTATATGAATTACCACCTCTTATAATAGATGGCATACCAACACCCGTAGAAAAAATGACGCAAGCTCAACTCAGAGCATTCATCCCTTTAATGTTAAAGTATTCTACAGGCAGAGGTAAACCTGGTTGGGGAAGAGATAGTACACGGCCACCATGGTGGCCAAAAGAACTTCCTTGGGCAAATGTGCGTATGGATGCAAGGTCTGAAGACGAGAAACAGAAg atttcttGGACACATGCGTTAAGACAAATTGTAATaaactgttataaatttcatggaaGAGAAGATCTTCTACCTGCATTCAGCGAAGAAGATGATAAAGCCAATGTACTGATACAACAATCGACTCCTCATTCCTCGTCGCATCCGTCACATTCATCCAGTCAAGGGCAAGGTGGACAATcgcagcaacaacagcagaCGGTGGGAGTTGTTCGCCTCAGCAGCACGGATTCATCTAAGGGAAACTCTTCGCCAGCACAAATCATTGCCGCGTCTCCTACAGCTCTTGCCACTGCCACTCAG ATGACGGCTCAATATCCGACGGCAGTTTTACAAACAATAACGAACCCTGATGGCACCGTATCGATCATCCAAGTTGATCCTAGTAACCCAATAATTACACTACCAGATGGTACAACAGCTCAGGTTCAAGGCGTAGCTACT ATCCATACAAGTCAAGGAGAAGTACAAGCACTCGCTGAAGTAGCAGGCAATGGGGAAGGTACTAGTGTCGCTGTCGATTTAAACAGCGTTACAGAAGCAACATTAGGTCAAGATGGTCAAATCATTCTCACAGGAGAAGATGGACACG GCTATCCTGTTTCCGTCTCAGGAGTGATAACAGTACCAGTATCTGCTAGTATGTATCAAACTATGGTTGCCAATATTCAAAGTGACGGTACGATGCAAGTAGTCACACCAATGGTTCAAGTCCCAAAGGTTGAGCCTGGAAATGGGGAAGCTAGCATTGAAGCTGTTACTATTCAAGGCCATCCTATGACAATGATAAACGCCGCAGGTGAACATCAAGTTCTTCAAGTAATATCATTAAAAGATGCTAATGTCCTCACGAAAGCTATGCAAGCCGATGTTGTAAAAGATGAGGATAGTCAACAACAACAAACCGTCTCTAGTCCAGAATAA
- the LOC132912652 gene encoding DNA-binding protein P3A2 isoform X3 → MVSLPSAEPGTMDRISDDDDDEPSSGSETYEEGDLLTAAMDDDVTAQLAAAGWQIKHANGPVGVAAAAAIVSAKKRKRPHSFETNPSIRKRQQNRLLRKLRQTIDEFATRVGQQAVVLVATPGKPNSSYKVFGAKPLEDVVKNLRNVIMEELESALAQQAPPPVQDDPSLYELPPLIIDGIPTPVEKMTQAQLRAFIPLMLKYSTGRGKPGWGRDSTRPPWWPKELPWANVRMDARSEDEKQKISWTHALRQIVINCYKFHGREDLLPAFSEEDDKANVLIQQSTPHSSSHPSHSSSQGQGGQSQQQQQTMTAQYPTAVLQTITNPDGTVSIIQVDPSNPIITLPDGTTAQVQGVATIHTSQGEVQALAEVAGNGEGTSVAVDLNSVTEATLGQDGQIILTGEDGHGYPVSVSGVITVPVSASMYQTMVANIQSDGTMQVVTPMVQVPKVEPGNGEASIEAVTIQGHPMTMINAAGEHQVLQVISLKDANVLTKAMQADVVKDEDSQQQQTVSSPE, encoded by the exons ATGGTGTCTCTGCCTAGTGCAGAGCCTGGCACAATGGATAGAATCTCAGATGATGATGACGACGAACCAAGTAGTGGGTCTGAAACATATGAGGAGGGTGACCTTTTGACAGCTGCTATGGATGACGATGTGACGGCCCAGCTCGCCGCTGCAGGTTGGCAAATCAAACACGCTAATG GCCCTGTTGGCGTAGCAGCTGCCGCAGCCATTGTCTCagcgaaaaaaaggaaacgaccTCATAGCTTTGAAACAAATCCCAGCATTAGAAAGAGACAACAAAACAGACTCCTAAGAAAACTTAGA CAAACTATAGATGAGTTTGCAACGCGAGTTGGACAACAGGCAGTAGTATTAGTAGCTACACCAGGAAAGCCAAACAGTAGTTATAAAGTATTTGGAGCAAAACCGTTAGAGGATgtagtaaaaaatttaagaaatgttATAATGGAAGAACTTGAAAGTGCGCTCGCACAACAAGCTCCGCCACCAGTACAAGACGATCCATCTTTATATGAATTACCACCTCTTATAATAGATGGCATACCAACACCCGTAGAAAAAATGACGCAAGCTCAACTCAGAGCATTCATCCCTTTAATGTTAAAGTATTCTACAGGCAGAGGTAAACCTGGTTGGGGAAGAGATAGTACACGGCCACCATGGTGGCCAAAAGAACTTCCTTGGGCAAATGTGCGTATGGATGCAAGGTCTGAAGACGAGAAACAGAAg atttcttGGACACATGCGTTAAGACAAATTGTAATaaactgttataaatttcatggaaGAGAAGATCTTCTACCTGCATTCAGCGAAGAAGATGATAAAGCCAATGTACTGATACAACAATCGACTCCTCATTCCTCGTCGCATCCGTCACATTCATCCAGTCAAGGGCAAGGTGGACAATcgcagcaacaacagcagaCG ATGACGGCTCAATATCCGACGGCAGTTTTACAAACAATAACGAACCCTGATGGCACCGTATCGATCATCCAAGTTGATCCTAGTAACCCAATAATTACACTACCAGATGGTACAACAGCTCAGGTTCAAGGCGTAGCTACT ATCCATACAAGTCAAGGAGAAGTACAAGCACTCGCTGAAGTAGCAGGCAATGGGGAAGGTACTAGTGTCGCTGTCGATTTAAACAGCGTTACAGAAGCAACATTAGGTCAAGATGGTCAAATCATTCTCACAGGAGAAGATGGACACG GCTATCCTGTTTCCGTCTCAGGAGTGATAACAGTACCAGTATCTGCTAGTATGTATCAAACTATGGTTGCCAATATTCAAAGTGACGGTACGATGCAAGTAGTCACACCAATGGTTCAAGTCCCAAAGGTTGAGCCTGGAAATGGGGAAGCTAGCATTGAAGCTGTTACTATTCAAGGCCATCCTATGACAATGATAAACGCCGCAGGTGAACATCAAGTTCTTCAAGTAATATCATTAAAAGATGCTAATGTCCTCACGAAAGCTATGCAAGCCGATGTTGTAAAAGATGAGGATAGTCAACAACAACAAACCGTCTCTAGTCCAGAATAA
- the LOC132912664 gene encoding N-glycosylase/DNA lyase, whose product MHENEVRTKHGKIVCLKSELDLGITLKGGQSFRWFNYNNGYRGVFDGYVWTLTQHDNHLFYNVQGPLVDSKNYDAILSNYFRLNECLQDLCEKWTVADQHFKESLNKTNGVRILNQDVVENVFSFICSSNNNIQRISGMIEKLCMFFGEKICSIEGKDYYKFPSIEALASKGVESKLKEEKFGYRAGYIANAAMHLIDLGGKQWLLNLHKKNNTSYAKAREQLIILPGIGPKVADCVCLMSLGHLEAIPVDTHIFQIARTRYLPHLKQYKTVTPKIHEEISNYLRELWGPLAGWAQALVFCAKINDISARTRSHIKRKNSTSSMSQNLKKF is encoded by the exons ATGCACGAAAATGAAGTGAGAACAAAGCATGGTAAAATCGTTTGCTTGAAGTCTGAATTAGATTTAGGCATTACGTTAAAAGGCGGTCAAAGTTTCAG atggtttaattacaataatggATATAGAGGAGTCTTTGATGGATATGTTTGGACTCTTACGCAACATGATAATCATCTATTCTACAATGTACAAGGCCCACTAGtagattctaaaaattatgatGCGATTCTGTCCAACTATTTCAGATTGAACGAGTGTTTACAAGACCTGTGTGAAAAATGGACTGTAGCGGATCAACATTTTAAAGAATCATTAAACAAAACAAATGGTGTTAGAATACTAAATCAAGATGTtgttgaaaatgtattttcttttatatgtagTTCTAACAACAATATCCAAAG GATATCAGgaatgatagaaaaattatgtatgtTCTTTGGTGAAAAAATTTGCTCGATCGAAGGCAaagattattacaaatttccatCTATTGAGGCATTAGCAAGCAAAGGTgttgaaagtaaattaaaagaagaaaaatttgggTATCGTGCGGGATATATAGCAAATGCAGCAATGCATTTGATAGATCTTGGTGGAAAACAGTGGCTTTTAAATTTACACAAAAAGAACAATACATCATATGCTAAAGCTAGGGAACAACTAATTATTCTTCCTGGGATTGGTCCAAAAGTTGCAGATTGTGTATGTTTAATGTCATTAGGTCACTTAGAAGCTATTCCTGTAGACactcatatttttcaaatagctAGGACAAGGTATTTGCctcatttaaaacaatataaaactgTCACCCCAAAAATTCATGAAGAAATTAGTAACTATTTACGCGAATTATGGGGTCCTTTAGCTGGATGGGCTCAAGCTCTGGTTTTTTGTgcaaaaattaatgatatttctGCTCGTACCAGATCGCATATCAAACGTAAAAATAGTACAAGTAGCATGTCACAAAatcttaagaaattttaa